GGTGCAAGAATGCtcggcgcttgtctcccatgatataacgactaaacagttctagaaagttgcactactaactagaacccccaacgaactcgaaaggtacctctttctatcaccagagaaaaactaagaattttgagagtgtgagaggattgtgtttcgaatggaattttacaatgaaaggatggtggctatttatacagtgaggatttgcaatcagcaatgaataagaatttgcgttccgaccctcaattcggtgttgcattcgtgtccgcaggtcgcacgggcatacacgagtttcccttgtgacctgagatttgcaccccctcctgcgcgtgcgcgagagggtataagggggcttacacactttacaatccatacacaatggatgctatataaagtcttttcaacacttctcttttccaatgtgggacaaacactTTCTCCTCATTCTAAATAGtaatctttgagtgacaatttcttattcacccacaaaccaaattacacaaacaaacatatgatcttgtagccctcattatggagaactcaaatctatgttcatctttaattaattataagtttaacttaattaaattaatcaattataatttggttttaaatggtttattaatcatttttccaacaagagagagagagagagctctaAATTTTCATCCTCCTGCCAATATTCCCAACTAAGCTAGCTCTCATGAGATAGATCTTTGAGATTTTTAGATTGAGATTTGAATTAGGtgggattttttttgttaaaatataACGCTCTCTGCTAGTTTTGGATATAAAAGTAGAAAACCATATTCAGATTTATGTTTATGCAATTGTGCATGCCTTGATACACAATCTTGTAGACACGTATGGTTATATAGGGAGAGTGTACAAGAAAGGCTAACAACTGTTGGGAAGTAGAAGATAATAGTCTtaattttgaacttgttttactttttaatgtattgaaaCTGTTTCCTAAGAAGTCACCGAACAAGTTCTCAAAACTTGAGAATCCAAAATACAACttcttgttttcattttgtaaaataatatttaaaatattgtTTCGTAAACCCGGACAGGGCTTAATAGCCATAGAACCagcaaaattattttcttttaattatattCAATTTAACACTTATATTTCCCTTACTACCCTCATCTTGTACCCAACAAATAGACAATGCGAACACCGACCGTAGGTACTGTGACTGTTAGTTTGCTTAATATCAAGATTTTATATGAATTGAAATGTTTCAGTTGAAGTCAAACATCACTATTCAACTTTCGAATTTCAAGGTAGAATATTAAAGATCCACAGCCACTGAAGGTTTAATAACAGAACATAACAAGCACCAGGTCCTCGAATGCTCATACGAAATAAGCAGTCCATCGAGTCCAACTCATGGGCATTAGATAGCCATGAACACAGGACTAGTAAAAGCATAACTAGAAACTGAAGCAATTAGTTCTAAACATAACCAACAACTACTAGTGTCTTTTCTTCAGGTTTGCAATTGTGTAAATTGGACAGAAGGATCCGCAAGAAGCAACTAGATCTCGACGAGGCTGTTTACATGAGGAACAAATGTCCCATTGTATGGCCCATCACTTACGAACAGAGTTTCTTTAGTCCGCAGGTTGTACGAATAGAGTTTTGAGCCAATCCGGTACAACACCAGATTCCCACTTGCAAACAGTAAATTATGAGTAGAACTACCGGGCATTGAAGCTCCTGGTGCAGGAGTAAGATTAATTGAAAGTTTGCTTTCCCATGCCCTGGCCTTGCTGTACATCTGCATTGTGTTTGTGTAAGCATTAGACAACACACTTACGGTTATTCCATTACCCTGAGATCTGGTCGAACAAAGCTTTCCATCAATCACACCCAAAACTGAATCATGATAACCATGGCCATAAAGGAGTTGTGCCCTCTCCATCCTCAGGTCAAAAGCAAGGATCCTACCACTCGGTATGCGCCAATAAATTATGTCATTCGCATAAACACCAGATCTTGGCATAATAGATCCACTGCCATAGATAATCTCACCAGAAATTCGCCAAGACCCCTCCTTGGAGGAATAGATCTCAAATTCATGTCCGCCCTCAAAGTCGACTGATGGGAAAGCACAGACCAGCTTGTACTCGGCCacaaaattaaacaaagaTGGTTTAAAGATGAGAACCACAGCAGGGTCAGAACCGTGGGAAGCATTTGGCTTAGGAAGTTTTTTCCACTGCTTAGTAACAGCATTGCACACGTAGTAAGCCTTATAGCCTTCACGTCCCTGGCAGCAAAGTAGTCCATTGCAAGAAGCCCTTATGTCAACTGGCTCGGGCAAAAACATCAGAGACGGGTCTGGAACACCATAGGCCATGGAATCAATAGAAACAAATGAAGGTGGGATTGATGGCGAAGCAAGAAAGAAGCCCGAGACATCTGAAAAGCTAGTCGACTGCTTGTGGGCAAAGAAAGGAGATCTAATCTGCATCTTCCAGTCCTTACAAACCCCACTGAACCTGAAAAGTGATTTGGCAGGCAGGAATGGGAGCGCATGATCCTTGATTATATCCTTCAGGTCCAAGTATATCATGCTGTTCTTGTTTGCTATCAACTCTTTTCCTCTCCTAGCTCGATCCATTGCGCTCTCAACTAACTATCATCACGCTTAAACTGCAGTCAAATCAACCCACCTTACCTTATCAGCAAGAAAGCCAAAACTACACTTTTCACCtaaccacaaaaaaaaagggacaCATTTAGACACTGATATTCAAGCGATGCTATCTCTTGTCTGGTAACTGAAAGAACAATGAGTCAAATGTTCTCCATACTCAGGACAGAACACTGATAACGTAACTCGTACTCAATTTCTCAAATTCTTAACAATCAATGACCACTATTAGCTTGTTTATTCAACAAAAGACGATCCACATTCCACAATCTCATGAATCAAACAGCGATTCCGAACCTCATGAACTCTTCACAGCCAATTAGCACAAAGAATATGAATCAGGAATCAGAAAATCAATACGAAAATAACAAACGCAATCCCTAACCCCTTGAAGTGCTAAAGAATCAACAGCACAGATTAAACTCAAATTCACAGCAATCAAAACACGCAAGGCGATGCTAACACAATGAATACGCAAAAAACAGCGACGACCAGTCTTCAAAGACCCTAGAAACTTTTCGCAGAAtccaatcaaatcaaatcaaagtgAGAGAATGAGAGATCGTACCGATCGGGATTGCGGCGGCGAACGGCGGAGGGAGGGGCTTGGACGTGATGATCGAGACTATCTATTTTGATGTGAAAGATAAAAGAGAGGCCCAGCTTGGACTTGTAGTCAATTTTCTTCTTGGACTTTGTGGGATTTTACATCTTCCGTGAAGAATaaggttcttttttttttctttacggAAAAGAATTTCGGTGTTATTGGTAGTATCACTATTTTGTGCTTAAATCCTGGTTAAGCTTCCTTGATAGTTAATTATGTTCCAAATCCACATGTGTTTGTATGACTTTGAAGCTCCCAAATAACATGAATTGTGAAGAAAATGGGAGGATCGGTGTGCATCGTTTGACCAATCCAAATTATAGGAATTGTCTTTAAACTTGTACAGTGTTAATTGAGACTTGCagaactaatatatatatatacacatatatacacatatatacgAGGCTTTTCAGGTAAATAGGTCATTATCTTAGTTTAATGTACGGATTTTcgtttttgaccaacttttcgatcgatttttcacattttccaCCTTCTAATATCTAAAttataacgtatagatatcTCTATAAATtttcagccgatttcatgatcATTAAGTTATCGAACTAATAAAAAAACCAatggacgtattgaatttACCGAATTTGAACCGTTCAcattttgagtagaaaatcgaagttatgagtaccttaacTTTTATGGAATCGACTGAAATTTTggggagatgatctatacgttattacctagatattggacggtggagatgtgaaaactcgattgaaaagttggtcaaaatgaaaatgaaaatatgtaccttaagctaagataaaGACCTCCTTACCTAAAAagtctcatatatatatatatatatataatgtgagAATTGAAATCCGGCGTATATAACTGCGAACTCTTTGCTACAAGTCTTATGGTTGTGCCAATGCCGAGTAGGGCAAGGCAAGACAAGGCAATGTCAATGCAAGGTAGGGGCAACCAAGACCAATGCACGACAAGGCCAGACTAGGCATGGGCAATGCAATGTCAATACCGAGCAGGCCAAGACcagggcaaggcgatgccaaagAAGCTTGCTAGTTGATGCATAATACTTTTTATACCTCCCTTGCTCAACTTTGCCGAATAGCAAGTCTAAAAATAAggattttatttcaatttcctTTACTAGTATAATTTATTTGGCAATTAAAATAGAACAAAATACTAGTCACTTCTTCAATTTTTAGTAACTCAACAGTTTAGTTATtcatatttcaatttcaattaatctctttatactttcaaattttaaacaatttaGTCATTCCGTTAAGTCTCCGTCAAATTTCACCGTTAAGTTGTTGACTTGGCAAACATCACATAAGAGAAAAAAACATTTAACGGTGTAATTAGACGGAGACTTAACGGAATGAccaaattgtttaaaatttgaaaatataagaagtgatcagttgaaattgaaacatgaAGAACTAAACTGTCGAGTTACTAAAAATTGGAGAAGTGACCAATATTTTGTCCATTAAAATATGTAACACAATTTCTCAATAAATTTTAGGTTATGCATAAAACACATTGAAGCCACACATACAACCAGAAACCAAATCAGGCGGGCACACCACAATGAAACTGAAGGAACAACATTTGATTAGTAGAACTAGAGCTCGAGTTCTCTTACATACCCCATACATGACACTATAGTAGAATAGTTCTTTAATTCTTTAAAATCATGACTGCCACAAACAGAAGATAGAATTGTAGTGGCCcaaaatccacattatcatcatctccatcttCATCCAAAGCACTGGTCAGTTGGAAGAGGTCCTGGAAGGGAGCCCTGCTGAACAAACTGAATACCAAACACAACCAAAATGGCAAGCAAAGACAAGTAAGACAGACCCTCAACGGCACCCAACAATCCAAATGGTCCATTGGGAAGACCAACCAACTATTCCCAACACAGCTAGGTAGCTCACACCTTCAAGTGCACCAATGGAGCCACCGGTCCGGGAGGCAGGGCCGCACCCGGTGGTCTTGAGGGCGTAGAGTGATCAACCAATGACCGGATTCGAGACCAATCCGCCAGCTATGGCTATTTTCTCTGTGGTGGTGCTGCCGGTTTCTTCACTGGTTTGCTTGACCATGGAGAAGACCTTGAGTTGGGTGTGAAGTCTggttgtgtttgttttgtaTGTGACATTGTGACCATTTGCTGGGTGTGACAATAGTGAAGTGGATGCTGGTGTAAGAAGCAACATTCTGAGGTTAAGAGAAATATGCAAGAGGGAGCTGCTGGTTTGCTTAGTTTGCTGAACTCACTATGCTCTTTAATACCTTATCCGATCGAGCCACGGTCATGTAATTGGTCCGATATTATATATCATCTCAACCCACAATTCGCAAAGTAACGTTTATATTTGggttataaagaaattatttcTTCTTGTGTTATCTTTGGCTAAGAAAAATATGGTACCAAGTGTTTGACAATGGTAATAGCACATTAGCACCATAGCGGAAAGCTGCTTTTCTTTAAAGCATTTTTGAGGCAAAACTAGCCGACGATTTCAGCTGGAGATGGCTTCTATTGCCTACACCACACCCTATAACCATTTCCTGATGGAACCAATAGAATCCAACCACCTCAGCTTCTGAGTAACACTGAGGTATACAACCTAACACAATAAGAATCAAGAGCATCAATGCATCAGGCGACTGTGTTATCTTTCCTTTGGCTTTGGGATTAAAGATCATTAGGTCCCATGTCACATGTCATTACCTCTCGCAATCATTTGCCACCAGGTAAAATAAACACAATTTACACGTCACCACCTGcccaatttttgtttttttaagtagaaaatcacataaagaaAGACCCAGAAGCCAACTTGATTAAGTCGCATCATTCATTCATGAAAACTATCTACAAGGCATTTTACAGAATTCCCTTTTTCCtccaaccaaaaaaaaaaaaccctagctTGGACAAACATAACTCAAAACAACAAGAATTTGAGTCctcaattttccctccatatACTTCCCTCTCTATTGAACCTGACTCCTGATGAACCAGAACCGCCAATAACTGCCATTTGAATCACCACACAGTAACGGCTACAAGTAAGGAGGGATCAAAACACCAACGACTTTTTGAAAATTCAAAAGTTCCATTGCATCCGAGGACGCAACGACCCTTTCCTTGACAGACC
This genomic interval from Argentina anserina chromosome 1, drPotAnse1.1, whole genome shotgun sequence contains the following:
- the LOC126797564 gene encoding LOW QUALITY PROTEIN: uncharacterized protein LOC126797564 (The sequence of the model RefSeq protein was modified relative to this genomic sequence to represent the inferred CDS: inserted 2 bases in 1 codon; substituted 1 base at 1 genomic stop codon) — protein: MLLLTPASTSLLSHPANGHNVTYKTNTTRLHTQLKVFSMVKQTSEETGSTTTEKIAIAGGLVSNPVIGXSLYALKTTGCGPASRTGGSIGALEGVSYLAVLGIVGWXLPNGPFGLLGAVEGLSYLSLLAILVVFGIQFVQQGSLPGPLPTDQCFG
- the LOC126791226 gene encoding F-box protein At5g07610-like produces the protein MDRARRGKELIANKNSMIYLDLKDIIKDHALPFLPAKSLFRFSGVCKDWKMQIRSPFFAHKQSTSFSDVSGFFLASPSIPPSFVSIDSMAYGVPDPSLMFLPEPVDIRASCNGLLCCQGREGYKAYYVCNAVTKQWKKLPKPNASHGSDPAVVLIFKPSLFNFVAEYKLVCAFPSVDFEGGHEFEIYSSKEGSWRISGEIIYGSGSIMPRSGVYANDIIYWRIPSGRILAFDLRMERAQLLYGHGYHDSVLGVIDGKLCSTRSQGNGITVSVLSNAYTNTMQMYSKARAWESKLSINLTPAPGASMPGSSTHNLLFASGNLVLYRIGSKLYSYNLRTKETLFVSDGPYNGTFVPHVNSLVEI